Proteins encoded within one genomic window of Brassica rapa cultivar Chiifu-401-42 chromosome A09, CAAS_Brap_v3.01, whole genome shotgun sequence:
- the LOC103842938 gene encoding microtubule-associated protein 70-4, with translation MEGRGYISPSLASYREGGGSKGLPRRRPMRPSCDADNELITLLHGSDPVRIELNRLENEVRDKERELSEAQAEIKALKLSERQREKAVEELTEELGKMSAKLKLIENLLESKNLEIKKINEEKKASTAAQFAAEASLRRVHAAQKDDDMPPIEAILAPLEAELKLARQEIANLQDDNKSLDRLTKSKEAALLDAERTVQSALAKASMVDDLQNKNQELMKQTEICQEENKIIDKMHRQKVAEVEKLMQSVRELEEAVLAGGAAANAVRDYQRKFQEMNEERKILERELARAKVNANRVATVVANEWKDSNDQVMPVRQWLDERRFLQGEMQQLRDKLSISDRAAKSEAQLKEKFLLRLRVLEESLKRPTSNSNRGTPGVRSSSNGPSRRQSLGGTETSPKYSSNGSLTKRTPSSQSRSLTASASTVLKHAKGTSISFDGGTRSLDINKVLMNRPGSNFNHQSSEGASRVESASSIQGEESDEKSKDYDSVPGVLYDLLQKDVITLRKAAHEKDQSLRDKDEAIEMLAKKVETLTKAMEIEAKKMRREVAVMGKEVAAMRVDKGQQDSKTRRISSISKGSSNTAQLLSGRVSGRIGMTRSTQ, from the exons ATGGAGGGAAGAGGGTATATCTCACCTTCATTGGCTTCTTATCGGGAAGGAGGAGGAAGCAAGGGCTTGCCTCGACGGAGGCCAATGAGGCCGAGCTGTGACGCGGATAACGAGCTCATAACCTTACTCCACGGCTCCGATCCCGTTAGAATTGAATTAAATCGTCTAGAGAACGAAGTTAGAG ATAAGGAGAGAGAGTTATCTGAAGCCCAAGCAGAGATCAAAGCATTGAAGTTGTCTGAAAGACAACGTGAGAAGGCTGTTGAAGAG CTCACTGAAGAGTTGGGAAAGATGTCAGCTAAACTCAAGTTGATTGAAAACCTTCTTGAGAGTAAA AACCTTgagatcaagaaaataaatgaaGAAAAGAAAGCTTCCACGGCAGCTCAGTTTGCAGCAGAAGCCTCTCTTCGCAGGGTACATGCTGCTCAAAAGGACGATGACATGCCTCCTATCGAAGCTATCCTTGCTCCTTTAGAGGCTGAACTCAAGCTCGCAAGACAAGAA ATTGCTAATCTCCAAGACGACAACAAATCACTTGACCGCCTTACCAAATCAAAGGAAGCAGCTTTGCTTGACGCTGAAAGGACAGTTCAGTCTGCATTGGCAAAGGCCTCAATGGTTGATGATCTTCAGAACAAGAACCAAGAATTGATGAAACAAACAGAAATTTGTCAG GAagagaataaaattatagaCAAGATGCATAGACAGAAGGTTGCAGAAGTTGAGAAGCTTATGCAGAGTGTGAGGGAGTTAGAAGAAGCTGTTCTTGCTGGTGGTGCAGCCGCTAATGCTGTGAGAGATTACCAGAGGAAGTTTCAAGAAATGAAT GAAGAGAGAAAGATTCTTGAACGAGAACTGGCTCGTGCTAAGGTTAATGCAAATAGAGTAGCTACTGTAGTAGCAAATGAATGGAAAGATTCTAATGACCAAGTGATGCCTGTAAGGCAGTGGCTTGACGAACGGAGATTCCTGCAG GGAGAAATGCAGCAACTACGTGACAAACTTTCCATATCTGACCGAGCTGCAAAATCTGAAGCTCAGCTGAAG GAGAAATTCCTTCTGCGGCTAAGAGTGTTAGAAGAGAGTCTAAAGAGGCCTACAAGCAACAGCAACAGAGGCACACCTGGTGTTAGAAGTTCAAGCAATGGGCCTTCTCGAAGACAATCCCTTGGTGGAACCGAGACAAGTCCAAAATACTCATCAAACGGCTCTTTGACCAAGAGAACCCCAAGTTCTCAGTCCAGATCACTGACTGCTAGTGCGAGCACTGTACTGAAGCATGCTAAAGGAACATCTATATCTTTCGATGGGGGAACCAGATCATTGGATATAAACAAAGTCCTAATGAATAGACCGGGATCAAATTTTAACCACCAGTCTTCTGAAGGAGCTAGCAGAGTCGAGTCAGCTAGCTCAATACAAGGGGAAGAGTCAGATGAAAAGTCAAAAGATTATGATAGTGTCCCAGGTGTTTTATACGATTTGCTGCAGAAAGATGTCATAACGTTGAGAAAAGCTGCTCATGAGAAAGATCAAAGCCTAAGAGACAAGGATGAAGCTATTGAG aTGTTGGCGAAGAAGGTTGAAACATTAACAAAGGCGATGGAAATTGAGGCAAAGAAGATGCGAAGAGAAGTAGCTGTAATGGGGAAAGAAGTTGCTGCCATGCGCGTGGATAAAGGACAACAAGATAGTAAAACCAGACGCATCTCCTCTATCTCTAAAGGATCTTCAAACACTGCTCAACTACTTTCTGGAAG AGTGTCTGGACGAATTGGGATGACAAGGAGCACACAATAA
- the LOC103842939 gene encoding dynamin-related protein 1C, translated as MATMKSLIGLINKIQRACTVLGDHGGEGMSLWEALPTVAVVGGQSSGKSSVLESVVGRDFLPRGSGIVTRRPLVLQLHKTEDGTTEYAEFLHAPRKKFTDFAAVRKEIEDETDRMTGKSKAISNIPIQLSIYSPNVVNLTLIDLPGLTKVAVEGQPESIVADIENMVRSYVEKPNCIILAISPANQDIATSDAIKLAKEVDPTGERTFGVATKLDIMDKGTDCLDVLEGRAYRLQHPWVGIVNRSQADINKRVDMIAARRKEREYFETSPEYGHLASRMGSEYLAKLLSQHLETVIRQKIPSIVALINKSIDEINAELDRIGRPIAVDSGAQLYTILELCRAFDRVFKEHLDGGRPGGDRIYGVFDHQLPAALKKLPFDRHLSTKNVQKVVSEADGYQPHLIAPEQGYRRLIDGSISYFKGPAEATVDAVHFVLKELVRKSISETEELKRFPTLASDIAAAANEALERFRDESRKTVLRLVDMESSYLTVEFFRKLHMEPEKEKPNPRNAPQPNADIYSDSHFRKIGSNVSAYINMVCDTLRISLPKAVVYCQVREAKRSLLNFFYAQVGRKEKEKLGAMLDEDPQLMERRGTLAKRLELYKQARDDIDAVAWK; from the exons ATGGCGACGATGAAAAGTTTGATAGGTCTGATTAACAAAATCCAGAGGGCGTGCACTGTCCTCGGAGATCACGGCGGCGAAGGAATGTCGCTCTGGGAAGCTCTCCCAACCGTCGCCGTCGTCGGTGGCCAG AGTTCCGGAAAGTCTTCAGTTCTCGAAAGCGTCGTGGGGAGAGACTTTCTGCCTCGTGGATCTG GTATCGTTACTAGGAGGCCATTGGTGTTGCAGCTTCACAAGACCGAGGACGGAACAACCGAGTACGCCGAGTTTCTTCATGCTCCTAGGAAGAAGTTTACTGATTTTG CTGCTGTGCGAAAGGAAATCGAGGATGAAACAGATCGTATGACTGGGAAGTCCAAAGCAATCTCAAACATCCCTATTCAGCTGAGCATATATTCGCCTAATG TTGTTAATCTGACGCTCATAGATCTTCCGGGTTTGACCAAGGTTGCTGTAG AGGGACAACCGGAAAGTATCGTCGCTGACATTGAAAATATGGTCCGCTCTTATGTTGAGAAG CCAAATTGCATCATATTGGCTATTTCTCCAGCTAATCAAGACATTGCCACATCAGACGCTATAAAACTTGCTAAAGAGGTTGATCCCACAG GAGAAAGGACTTTTGGAGTGGCAACCAAGCTTGATATCATGGATAAAGGAACAGATTGTCTAGAT GTTCTTGAGGGACGGGCATACCGTTTGCAACATCCCTGGGTGGGAATTGTGAATCGTTCACAGGCTGATATCAATAAGAGGGTCGATATGATTGCTGCCCGGAGGAAGGAGCGTGAATATTTTGAGACAAGTCCTGAATACGGGCACTTAGCCAGTAGGATGGGATCAGAATATCTAGCAAAACTCTTGTCTCAG CACTTGGAGACTGTCATCAGGCAGAAAATCCCCAGTATTGTTGCTTTGATCAACAAAAGCATCGATGAGATCAATGCAGAGCTGGATAGGATTGGGAGACCTATTGCCGTAGATTCAGGG GCCCAGCTTTACACAATTTTGGAGCTTTGTCGAGCATTTGATCGTGTCTTTAAGGAGCACTTGGATGGAGG ACGACCTGGTGGAGACCGGATTTATGGAGTTTTTGACCATCAATTACCTGCAGCCTTAAAGAAACTTCCCTTTGATCGACATCTCTCTACCAAAAATGTTCAGAAGGTTGTTTCAGAAGCAGATGGTTATCAGCCACATCTTATTGCTCCTGAACAAGGATACAGAAGGCTCATTGATGGATCCATTAGCTATTTCAAAGGACCAGCTGAAGCCACTGTCGATGCA GTGCATTTTGTATTGAAAGAGCTGGTCAGAAAGTCGATTTCAGAAACAGAG GAGCTGAAGCGATTCCCAACTCTAGCTAGCGATATAGCAGCAGCTGCAAATGAAGCTCTTGAAAGATTCAGAGACGAAAGCAGGAAAACAGTTCTGCGTCTGGTGGACATGGAATCCAGCTACCTCACTGTTGAGTTCTTCAGGAAACTTCACATGGAACCCGAGAAAGAGAAACCAAACCCGAGGAATGCCCCACAGCCAAACGCAGACATATACTCCGACAGTCACTTCAGAAAGATCG GATCCAACGTGAGTGCATACATAAACATGGTCTGCGACACATTGAGAATCTCTCTTCCAAAAGCTGTTGTCTACTGCCAAGTTAGAGAAGCTAAGAGATCGCTCCTTAACTTCTTCTACGCTCAAGTAGGCAGGAAAGAG AAGGAGAAGCTGGGGGCGATGTTGGACGAAGACCCACAGCTGATGGAAAGAAGAGGAACATTAGCCAAACGGCTCGAGCTTTACAAACAAGCTAGAGACGACATCGATGCTGTGGCTTGGAAGTAA
- the LOC103842940 gene encoding CRAL-TRIO domain-containing protein YKL091C, with translation MEESQELALTQLRKSVEKLSSSTEGYEKPTLMRFLIARSMNPNKAAKMFVDWQKWRASMIPPSGFIPDSEVKDELETRKMYLQGPTKSGQPLVVCKVSKHFPAKDQLHFKKFLVHVLDKSIASAIQGKEVGDEKVACLIDLQNITYKNLDARGTITGFQILQAYYPERLSKCYILHMPGLFVTLWRFVCRFLDKATKEKIVIVTDGEEQQKLEEEVGLDALPEEYGGRAKLTAFQDVLLPLTTP, from the exons ATGGAGGAAAGCCAAGAACTTGCCTTGACCCAGTTAAGAAAATCAGTCGAGAAACTCTCTTCTTCCACAGAG GGATATGAGAAACCGACATTGATGAGGTTCCTGATTGCAAGATCAATGAACCCAAACAAGGCAGCAAAGATGTTTGTAGACTGGCAAAAGTGGAGAGCCTCCATGATACCTCCCTCCGGATTCATCCCAGACTCAGAAGTGAAGGATGAATTGGAAACCAGAAAGATGTATCTTCAGGGTCCAACCAAATCAGGACAACCTTTGGTAGTTTGCAAAGTCTCCAAGCATTTTCCTGCCAAGGATCAACTTCATTTCAAAA AGTTCCTTGTTCATGTGCTAGACAAATCTATTGCAAG TGCCATCCAAGGAAAAGAAGTAGGAGATGAGAAGGTGGCATGCCTTATTGATCTGCAAAACATTACATACAAGAACCTTGACGCTCGTGGAACTATCACCGGCTTTCAAATCTTACAA GCTTACTACCCGGAACGCCTCTCAAAATGCTACATCTTGCATATGCCTGGACTTTTCGTGACACTTTGGAGATTTGTCTGCCGTTTTCTAGACAAAGCAACTAAAGAAAAG ATTGTAATAGTAACGGACGGTGAAGAACAGCAAAAACTAGAAGAGGAAGTAGGACTAGATGCATTGCCTGAAGAATACGGTGGACGAGCTAAGCTAACAGCATTCCAAGATGTTCTTCTTCCTCTGACTACTCCATGA
- the LOC103842941 gene encoding CRAL-TRIO domain-containing protein YKL091C encodes MEESQELALTQFRKSVEKLSSSTEGYEAPTLMRFLVARSMNPDKAAKMFVDWQKWRASLVPLNGITDSEVKDELDFRKVCLQGLTKSGHPMVLVLTSKHFPAKDHVIFKKFVVHVLDKTIASGIKGKEVGDEKLVAVIDLSNITYKNLDARGLITGFQFLQSYYPERLAKCYILHMPGFFLTVWRFVCRFLDKATKEKIVIVTDGEEEERKFKEEIGVDALPEEYGGSAKLTLIQDVLLPQTSPQMLTTNNNNV; translated from the exons ATGGAGGAAAGTCAAGAACTTGCTCTGACCCAGTTCAGAAAATCGGTCGAGAAACTCTCTTCTTCCACAGAG GGATACGAAGCACCCACATTGATGAGGTTCTTGGTTGCAAGATCAATGAATCCAGACAAGGCAGCAAAGATGTTTGTGGATTGGCAAAAATGGAGAGCCTCCTTGGTTCCTTTAAATGGGATCACAGACTCAGAAGTGAAGGATGAATTGGATTTCAGAAAGGTCTGTCTTCAAGGTCTAACCAAATCAGGACACCCTATGGTGCTTGTCCTAACCTCTAAGCATTTTCCTGCTAAGGATCACGTTATCTTCAAGA AGTTTGTTGTTCATGTGCTAGACAAAACAATCGCAAG TGGCATCAAAGGCAAAGAAGTAGGAGATGAGAAGTTAGTAGCCGTTATCGATCTGTCAAACATTACATACAAGAACCTTGATGCTCGTGGACTAATCACTGGCTTTCAATTCTTACAA TCTTACTACCCGGAACGGCTTGCAAAATGCTACATCTTGCACATGCCTGGATTCTTCTTGACCGTTTGGAGATTTGTTTGCCGTTTTCTAGACAAAGCAACTAAGGAAAAG ATTGTGATTGTAACggacggagaagaagaagaaagaaagttcAAGGAGGAGATCGGAGTAGATGCCTTGCCGGAAGAATATGGTGGTAGTGCTAAGCTCACACTAATCCAAGATGTTCTTCTTCCTCAGACGTCTCCACAAATGTTAACAACAAACAATAATAATGTTTAA
- the LOC103842943 gene encoding MACPF domain-containing protein At1g14780 — translation MNRAGGGGDVVETVVKSLGRGFDITADFRLKYCKDGDGGDDRLVVLDETQNRELHVPGFGAIQNVSTDINCDKGERTRFRSDILDFNKMSEYFNKRSSVTGKIPSGNFNATFGFQSGSWATDAANVKSLGLDASIITLFNLHIHNPNRLRLTDRVRNAVPSSWDPHLLARFIEKYGTHVITGVSVGGQDVVVVRQDRSSDLETDLLRHHLYDLGDQLFTGTCLLSSHRPNKANHHSQSQPKFPEAFNVFDDKQTVAFNNFSINSKDGITVICAKRGGDGRAKSHSEWLITVPDKPDAINFNFIPITSLLKDVPGCGLLSHAMSLYLRYKPPLMDVQYFLEFSGPRTWAPIHNDLPFGAAPNMASAYPSLHINFLGPKLYVNTTPVTSEKNPVTGMRFFLEGKKCNRLAIHLQHLENTRTTVNEKITDDHIWRGSDEISDSNRYFEPLNGKKFSHVCTAPVKYDPNWITTTTTTSKNSNNIAYIVTGAQLEVKKHGSKSVLHLRLRFTGVSDHSVVQKEWVHGPGTSKKSGIFSTMSLPLTSGSVHHNMVDNKDKNEVVLDSGVFPRGPPVPANNKIVKFVDLSQLCRGPQHSPGHWLVTGARLYLEKGKLNLHVKFGLLHRQRFLASS, via the exons ATGAACAGAGCCGGCGGCGGCGGAGATGTGGTAGAAACGGTGGTAAAGAGTCTTGGCAGAGGGTTCGATATCACGGCGGATTTCCGGTTAAAATACTGCAAAGACGGAGACGGCGGAGATGACAGGTTGGTTGTCCTCGACGAAACTCAAAACAGAGAACTGCATGTTCCTGGTTTCGGAGCTATTCAGAATGTCTCCACCGATATTAATTGCGACAAAGGAGAACGCACTCGGTTTCGTTCCGACATTCTTGACTTCAACAAG ATGTCGGAATATTTTAATAAGAGGTCGTCGGTGACCGGAAAAATACCGTCGGGGAATTTCAACGCGACTTTCGGGTTTCAAAGCGGGTCATGGGCCACTGACGCCGCAAACGTCAAATCTTTAGGTCTCGACGCGTCTATCATAACGCTATTTAATCTACACATCCACAATCCCAATCGTTTGCGTCTCACTGATCGCGTTCGAAACGCTGTTCCGTCTTCCTGGGACCCGCACTTACTTGCCAG gtttatagagaaatatggaACACACGTAATAACTGGGGTAAGCGTAGGAGGACAAGATGTGGTTGTTGTGAGACAAGACAGGTCCTCCGATCTCGAGACCGACCTCCTCCGTCACCATCTCTACGATCTCGGCGACCAATTGTTCACCGGAACTTGTCTTCTTTCTTCACACCGGCCTAATAAGGCCAATCACCACTCACAATCTCAGCCCAAG TTTCCGGAGGCGTTCAATGTATTTGATGACAAACAAACGGTtgctttcaataatttttctatAAACTCCAAAGAT GGGATAACGGTCATATGCGCGAAAAGAGGAGGTGACGGACGAGCAAAAAGCCATAGCGAATGGCTAATAACAGTCCCGGACAAGCCAGACGCGATCAATTTCAACTTCATTCCGATCACATCACTACTCAAAGACGTTCCTGGCTGTGGTCTTTTATCTCATGCCATGTCTCTCTACCTTAGAT ACAAGCCGCCGTTGATGGACGTACAGTACTTTTTGGAGTTTTCTGGGCCTAGAACGTGGGCTCCGATTCATAACGACCTTCCGTTTGGAGCAGCGCCAAATATGGCTTCGGCGTATCCGTCACTTCACATCAACTTTTTGGGTCCAAAACTATACGTTAACACCACTCCT GTGACTAGCGAGAAGAATCCAGTCACAGGAATGCGATTTTTCCTCGAAGGCAAGAAATGCAATAG GCTGGCTATACACTTGCAACACTTAGAGAATACGAGGACAACGGTTAATGAAAAGATCACCGACGATCATATATGGAGAGGCTCCGACGAAATCTCCGACAGCAACCGCTACTTCGAACCTTTAAACGGTAAGAAATTCTCACACGTGTGTACAGCTCCAGTGAAGTACGACCCAAACTGgatcacaacaacaacaacaaccagcAAAAACTCAAACAACATCGCTTACATAGTCACCGGAGCACAGCTAGAAGTGAAGAAACACGGCTCAAAATCCGTTCTCCATCTCCGTCTCCGTTTCACCGGAGTCTCTGATCACAGCGTAGTTCAGAAGGAATGGGTGCATGGACCAGGAACTTCTAAGAAATCTGGTATCTTCTCAACAATGAGCTTACCGTTGACTAGTGGGAGTGTTCATCATAATATGGTTGATAACAAAGACAAAAACGAAGTCGTTTTGGACTCCGGTGTTTTCCCAAGAGGACCTCCTGTACCGGCGAATAACAAGATTGTGAAGTTCGTGGATCTTTCGCAGTTATGTAGAGGACCTCAACATAGTCCTGGTCATTGGTTAGTCACTGGAGCTAGGCTTTATTTGGAAAAAGGGAAACTTAACTTGCATGTCAAGTTTGGTCTACTACATCGCCAACGCTTTCTTGCCTCTTCTTGA
- the LOC103842944 gene encoding protein KNATM-like, giving the protein MEVKKGENSFLENMKQDIDQITKEEYEILKKRISSHPLYGLLLQSHLSCLKVCSGDFDLPEIMNTADDLDLTKLSLDPDSSLEATSSDLDQFMEAYCSTLRELKEAVEKPLIEAHRFVDTVYTQLNDIVLSSPPP; this is encoded by the exons ATGGAGGTGAAGAAAGGTGAGAACAGTTTTTTAGAAAACATGAAACAAGATATTGATCAGATTACAAAAGAAGAATACGAGATTCTTAAGAAGAGAATCTCAAGCCACCCTCTGTATGGACTTCTTCTTCAATCACATCTCAGCTGTTTAAAG GTGTGCTCCGGTGACTTTGACTTACCGGAGATTATGAACACAGCGGATGATCTTGACCTAACCAAACTCTCTCTCGACCCTGATTCTTCCCTCGAAGCTACCTCTTCAGACCTTGATCAATTCATG GAAGCGTATTGCTCGACTCTACGGGAGCTGAAGGAAGCCGTGGAGAAGCCTCTTATCGAAGCGCACCGTTTTGTAGATACGGTGTACACTCAGCTAAACGACATTGTTCTCTCATCACCACCCCCTTAA